From a region of the Streptomyces sp. B21-083 genome:
- a CDS encoding NDP-sugar synthase codes for MTEAILLVGGKGSRLRPLTVHTPKPMVPAAGVPFLTHQLARARAAGVEHIVLATSYLAEVFEPHFGDGSSLGLHLEYVTEDEPLGTGGAIRNVASRLHSAPDDPVLVFNGDILTGLDIRALVRTHESTRADVSLHLTRVTDPRAYGLVPTDETGRVTAFLEKPQTPEEIVTDQINAGAYVFRRSVIDTIPAGRPVSVERETFPELLSIGAHLQGLVDSTYWLDLGTPAAFVRGSADLVLGRAPSPAVPGRCGDRLILPSARVAPDAKLTGGTVVGEGAFVAEGARVSGSTILAGAVVEPGAVITDSLIGTRARVGERSVLTGTVIGDGAIIGADNELREGVRVWCDARIPAGALRFSSDQ; via the coding sequence GTGACAGAAGCGATCCTCCTGGTCGGCGGCAAGGGCAGCCGGCTGCGTCCGCTCACCGTGCACACCCCGAAGCCGATGGTCCCGGCCGCCGGTGTCCCCTTCCTCACGCACCAGTTGGCGAGAGCGAGAGCGGCGGGGGTGGAGCACATCGTCCTGGCGACCTCCTACCTGGCCGAGGTCTTCGAACCGCACTTCGGTGACGGCTCGTCGCTCGGCCTCCATCTGGAGTACGTCACCGAGGACGAACCCCTCGGCACGGGCGGCGCGATCCGCAACGTGGCCTCGCGCCTGCACTCCGCGCCCGACGACCCCGTCCTTGTCTTCAACGGCGACATCCTCACGGGCCTGGACATCAGGGCCCTGGTCCGCACCCACGAGTCGACGCGGGCGGACGTCTCACTCCACCTCACCCGGGTGACGGACCCCAGGGCCTATGGCCTGGTCCCCACCGACGAAACAGGCCGGGTGACCGCGTTCCTGGAGAAGCCGCAGACCCCCGAGGAGATCGTCACCGACCAGATCAACGCGGGGGCGTACGTCTTCCGTCGCTCGGTCATCGACACGATCCCGGCGGGCCGCCCGGTGTCGGTGGAAAGAGAAACGTTCCCTGAACTCCTCTCCATCGGCGCCCACCTCCAGGGCCTGGTCGACTCGACGTACTGGCTGGACCTCGGCACCCCGGCGGCCTTCGTCCGCGGCTCGGCGGACCTGGTCCTGGGCCGGGCCCCGTCCCCAGCTGTCCCCGGCCGCTGCGGCGACCGACTGATCCTCCCCTCGGCCCGCGTGGCCCCCGACGCCAAGCTGACCGGCGGCACGGTGGTGGGCGAGGGCGCGTTCGTGGCGGAGGGGGCGCGCGTCTCGGGCAGCACGATCCTGGCGGGCGCGGTGGTCGAACCGGGCGCGGTCATCACCGACTCCCTGATCGGTACGAGGGCCCGCGTGGGCGAACGCTCGGTCCTCACCGGCACGGTCATCGGCGACGGCGCGATCATCGGCGCCGACAACGAACTGAGGGAGGGCGTACGGGTCTGGTGCGACGCCAGAATCCCAGCGGGGGCGCTCCGCTTCTCGTCGGACCAATAG